The Juglans microcarpa x Juglans regia isolate MS1-56 chromosome 2D, Jm3101_v1.0, whole genome shotgun sequence DNA window ATATCTCTGTCATGTTAATGGAATTTTATGAGTGTGACTCACTCATAAAATTCCATTTCTCAGACATAGTCCTCTCTCTTTCTAGGGAGAGAGAGGACTAGGATATATACAAAGCTACGTAgtcctctctcttttctttaaaagtaaaaccCATTTCTCAGATGCAGATGGGATTCGATACATGTCAAGCCCCTTGCTAGCAGCTTGTTCCACAGCGAAGGATTGGAGGGCTAACCAAACCACTCATGATACCCATTAAACCATGATTTTAAACCATCACACACACATGCCACAGCATGACATGTATTGTTACAAGTCGACTGcttattatcatatttatttgtaattatcaTCATTTTGTTGGTAAAATGAATGTGCTTGCAAACACATCCAGCAGTGTCGTTATCTGTTTCGATCCGTTCAAATTGATGATTATTTGGATATTGATCGAGACGATTATTTCCGCTATTTAATTACCAATCGATGGTGGAAAGTGAAACTGATTAATCATACCGGCAATTTTCAGGCAAAGCccttatttatattcaaatatagCAGCCAGCTTTAGGAGATATTCTAGCCAATACCCAAAGCATCTCATACATTTGACCCTAGAAATAAGTCTTAACTATTAAGTCTAGCTATATCTCCCACATTCAAGCATTAAAAAACCTCCTTTGAACATATAATTAAGAGCCTGAAATTATTTAGTAAGCATGAACTTTTTAACAAATCAAAGAACATGATCAAATAATATTGCTCCATTCAAAGAATCTTGCCATTCCCAGTAAAAAGATGGGGGAACATGCAGTGAAATATACAATATACAAAAATCCATGATCGATGATGATCAGTATTTGCATATATGGGTCGATAACTACTGCAAGAATTAACCAAATCAAACGTGAGGAACGGCAGAGAAGAACCCATTAGCCACCTCCATCAAACGAAGCAGAATCATGACCGTCGAAGCCGGGACACTCAACATGACGAGTGCAAGCAACCCAAAAGCCAAACTAGGCCTAGTGTTCATCAAATATGACTGTAGTAACCCCACCAAATCACAAATATATTCGTCATAGCATGCGTAATACTGCTTCTCCCATTCCATCCATTCCTCCGGAGGCTCGTAATTCCTCTCAATCACTTTCATCTCGTGAATGCGTTTCCTCAAAATGATCATGCTTTCATCGACCGAGCAGTATCCTCTGTAGTCTGGCTCGTGGGAGTCTCTTCTAGCTGCAAAAACCATGGCCCTCGATCTTTTCCCATGCAAGAATCTCGTTTTGCCGGAGGAAAACGGTGGAGGAGGGAGTACTACTGAGAAACATCGAGAGGTTGCTTCCATCCTGACCAAAGTGAACAATATATGTTTTGCTGAAAAGTAAAAACAACAAAGGAATGATGGATGCGGAGGAACTGCCTTCCatctatttatagatttcaaagTCAAGATCTAAGGTCGGGGAGAACTTTACTGGTTAATGGACGCGTGTCCCTAATTTCTCTGCATCTCACCGTCCCctctaatattttattcctcGATATAAATCTTCGGCGTTTCTCATTGGCCTTCTGCTTCTTGGAAAGCTCGCTAGAATAAGATCGGCTCTTACATATTGATAGTACGATTATTgattaaagaagaaagaagaaaattcaaCCGTTATAACAAGTTGGGgttattaatctattatatgTTGTAGTTTGTACGTGTCTAACACAATGGATGCCGGATTACCAGGTATTTACATGTGGGCACGTACTATTATACTAAGAAAGTGGCATCTAGTACGTGTCGCTGCATAACCAGGTGACGATTGTGAAATTGCCACATGGCAAAGTTTAGATGCATATCAATAATCAAAGAGCCGAATCATATAGCCGCTGGCGTAAGTTCTTATCAAAGATATCTCAAGGCTAGGGACTCCAGATACCAGAAGGAACACCTTATAACACTCCAATGGATCCTttacaataaatttttctttaaaatataaaaaatactctcaaaagTAGGTACCCTCCATTAAGGTACGTTTGGATGATAAATTcgtttcaactcatcattataatttttttaaattttaatataaaatataataaacaatttaactttttcaaatctcaaaataataataatgttaaaaaatattattctaataatattttatcatctcaattcaactcacttcaacatccaaacgcagcctaagttttctattttaaaaatacttttacatTATGCTACAATAAACCTCTAGATGTAGAGAACACTATTCATCATtgtaaacaatattaattaatttatcttcGCTTCTCTTGTTAtgtttctcattttttcaaCTCTCTTTATTCACATTATATGAtcattgaaaatgaatattctcataatatattttgagaatattttcattatataatttcttctttttattttttgaattaatttatattttgatttaacttataaatttggattaatttaaaataggacataattatatgacattttttttttatcagtggacataattatatgacattgtatatgtAGAGATATTGCAAAGATCAAAAGATATGAGGATATTATtagtagttagagaaaatatttgaaattaataaaaaagattaaaatgtataatatttaaatgatatgaagaaaaaatatatacgcTGATGTAAAAGTCAGtacgtaaaataaaaaaaataaattttgataatgtattttaaaggatgggatgaaaaataagaataaatcttcacaaactCTTCACACTCTacactccatattttttttaatttttattatttttttcttttatcaaatatttattatatgaataatgaataaaaaatttgaaataatttaaaaagaataaactcaaaaaaaattttaaaaaaatattaaaaaatttaaaaatttaaataaatgtgGAGTGTAGAGTGTGGTAGAGGTTGTTcagcaaaactcaaaaaataagtGCTCTTAGATCGGACAGCAGAACCCTTCGATTTTTGTGTCATCTTTTGCCTACACAAAAATATGGAAAGCTTTGTAAGCGGCATTATGGGAGAATCCCAAACACTTTGTTGAGACTTTAAGCTCACGCAAATGCATAACAGTAAAGCCATATGTCCTACCAGACTGTTAGGACCCAACATTTGGGTCTAACACAAAATCTCAATCCAGCTAGAAACCAATATGATatacttctttttttgttctctctttcgACGAGTGTGATCAGTTTCGGCCTCAAGCGGCCGGGAAGGGAAATATTCAAACTAGTCCGTTTACACTTCAGAGGCATGGTCCCCAACATATTGCATTTAGTTTTGGGGTTAAAACCAATATGTATTAGTTGCTACATATATCAATtgagaagggaaagaaaatacacatgaacaaTATGTATGACAAACATATCATAGAAGATAGGAACGAGTCCAGAATCTTGGGTAAAAGAAGTGAACCAGATGTTAATTAACTTCATCAGTCATCATAGGAGGAATGAGGAGATGCAGTGCATCCAGGGTCAAAGGGATCTTCAGACCCACAACAATGCCAGTATTGAACAACTTTGCCGGAGTTGGGAGTATCCATGGTACCTCCTGTGTACACACTTTCAAACTTCCTCTTTGTTTCTCCTGAGGGAGTTGGGGATGGAAAAGAATGCAAAACGAATCCAAATCAAACCAAATCAAACGCCACAAGAAGAGCGAAAGCAGTGAGcacatataaaataacaaaGGAATCAGTATATAATATAGTAGTGGCAACTCTTGTCGTGTTAATAATGTTTCACAAGCACAGATTCAAAGATCATCATTTACTATGATCCGAACTTCACAAGAAATTCCATAGTCAAAAAACCAAATTGCTCTTAAATCCCCAAAATTGCAACACTGGACTGGACAAGGTATACAAGCAGATGAATGacaaaaacacacaaatatAGGTACGCATGTTAATTCTTATATCCCCAAAATTGCTTGCAAAAATTGCAAGTGCAAGCTACCTAATAAAGGCCTCCATAAAAGAGATCGTCAGTCTACGACGAGAAGTTTAAAGGATGATCCCAATAGAACCGCATTTTATCAACAGGCAAGTTTACATGATTAGATTACACAGACTTTCATCATTGAGTAGAGTTTTCCTTCATATTTCCTTTAATAAAACCACATCACAATGAATACTTCCATACCTATAATTCTCTGTTTCGGCAACGCAGTGTACCAGCCATCTTCCAggaaataaacacatttatgttcattaacttctttttttttttccttttctttatcaGATTCTAAGTtttctaacattaaaaaataaaaaataaacaaacctaAATGCATTCATTTTACgataaaatacaattttttttaaaaagagaagaatCTAACGGGAAATGAAATATATTGAGGAAGCACGTACCACCAAAGTGAGCGGTGTGGAAGCGGCAAGCGCGAGGGTGATTGAGGGCCGGGTCGAATTGGGTCTTGCAATTCTTGCAAGTTCTGAGGGTAATTTTCTCGTTCGGTTTCGCTGAGCATCGGACTGGCCGGAATCTCGGCGGCGAATATGTGCTCTTCTGAGTCTCCGACGTCTGTAATCTCAGGGTTTGAGGAGCAATCGGTGGATTTTGATGGAAGAATAATAGAAAGCGAGCCTGTGAATGGGAAAGAGCCGCAGCCATGGCTCTCACTCTCAAGAGCAAAATCTTTGGGCTTTTTGttactcctttttttcttttaaaatcttacGGCGTGGCACGCACAAAAGTTTAGCAGGGTAGTTAGTTGTCGGTAACTTG harbors:
- the LOC121248813 gene encoding uncharacterized protein LOC121248813, whose amino-acid sequence is MEATSRCFSVVLPPPPFSSGKTRFLHGKRSRAMVFAARRDSHEPDYRGYCSVDESMIILRKRIHEMKVIERNYEPPEEWMEWEKQYYACYDEYICDLVGLLQSYLMNTRPSLAFGLLALVMLSVPASTVMILLRLMEVANGFFSAVPHV
- the LOC121248817 gene encoding uncharacterized protein LOC121248817, with the protein product MAAALSHSQARFLLFFHQNPPIAPQTLRLQTSETQKSTYSPPRFRPVRCSAKPNEKITLRTCKNCKTQFDPALNHPRACRFHTAHFGGETKRKFESVYTGGTMDTPNSGKVVQYWHCCGSEDPFDPGCTASPHSSYDD